The Agrococcus carbonis genome has a window encoding:
- a CDS encoding PH-like domain-containing protein has translation MTKELFALLCAAFVALVAVLVWLGIRSRRRRQGDVDEPLGWIDAAPTLVVDALYVATTRAGDPYDRIFAHGLGFRGRTSLAVDADGVQLLADRREVRIPAERIRAVERATWTIDRVVEPGGIIVIAHELGADVDTYIRVIGDDAAAFEALTGLVRGTTSTPAGEGTTA, from the coding sequence ATGACCAAGGAGCTCTTCGCGCTGCTGTGCGCGGCGTTCGTCGCGCTCGTCGCCGTGCTCGTGTGGCTCGGCATCCGCTCGCGCCGACGACGCCAGGGCGATGTGGACGAACCGCTCGGCTGGATCGACGCCGCGCCGACGCTCGTCGTCGACGCGCTCTACGTCGCCACGACGCGCGCCGGCGACCCGTACGACCGCATCTTCGCGCACGGCCTCGGCTTCCGCGGCCGCACGAGCCTCGCGGTCGACGCCGACGGCGTGCAGCTGCTCGCCGACCGGCGGGAGGTGCGCATCCCGGCCGAGCGCATCCGCGCCGTCGAGCGCGCCACCTGGACCATCGACCGCGTCGTCGAGCCCGGCGGGATCATCGTGATCGCGCACGAGCTCGGCGCCGACGTCGACACCTACATCCGCGTCATCGGCGATGACGCGGCCGCCTTCGAGGCCCTCACGGGGCTCGTCCGCGGCACCACCAGCACGCCCGCAGGGGAAGGAACGACCGCATGA
- the pyrF gene encoding orotidine-5'-phosphate decarboxylase: MTSQRPTFLGHLTASVAAHGPLCVGIDPHPALLDAWGAGADAAGLERFGRTAVEAAAGRVAVVKPQVALFEAHGSAGLGALERVLADARAAGLLVIADAKRGDIGSTNTGYAAAWLTPGSPLEADALTVSPYLGVDALDGAFAAAEAAGKALFVLAATSNPEARALQSARLPDGRTVAAAVAEAVTARSVATGAGHGLVIGATVDRADYGLATHPSTPVLVPGFGAQGASLGALRTLFPADAVVLASASRSILRAGPDALAAAIDAAKAELPA; this comes from the coding sequence GTGACCTCGCAGCGCCCGACCTTCCTGGGGCACCTCACCGCATCCGTCGCCGCGCACGGGCCGCTGTGCGTCGGCATCGACCCGCACCCCGCGCTGCTCGACGCGTGGGGCGCGGGGGCGGATGCGGCGGGCCTCGAGCGCTTCGGCCGCACGGCCGTCGAGGCGGCCGCCGGCCGCGTCGCGGTCGTGAAGCCGCAGGTGGCGCTCTTCGAGGCCCACGGGTCCGCCGGGCTCGGCGCGCTCGAGCGGGTGCTCGCGGATGCGCGGGCGGCCGGCCTGCTCGTCATCGCCGACGCCAAGCGCGGCGACATCGGCTCGACGAACACCGGCTACGCCGCGGCGTGGCTGACGCCGGGCTCGCCGCTCGAGGCCGACGCGCTCACGGTGAGCCCATACCTCGGCGTCGACGCGCTCGACGGCGCGTTCGCGGCCGCCGAGGCGGCGGGCAAGGCGCTCTTCGTGCTCGCCGCGACCTCGAACCCCGAGGCCCGCGCGCTGCAGAGCGCCCGGCTGCCCGACGGCCGCACGGTCGCCGCGGCGGTCGCCGAGGCGGTGACGGCGCGCAGCGTCGCGACCGGCGCCGGCCACGGCCTCGTCATCGGCGCGACCGTCGATCGCGCCGACTACGGCCTCGCGACCCACCCGTCGACACCCGTGCTCGTACCTGGCTTCGGCGCGCAGGGCGCGAGCCTCGGCGCGCTCCGCACCCTCTTCCCAGCCGACGCGGTCGTGCTCGCGAGCGCGAGCCGCAGCATCCTGCGGGCCGGCCCCGACGCGCTCGCCGCCGCGATCGACGCGGCGAAGGCCGAGCTGCCGGCGTGA
- the gmk gene encoding guanylate kinase, which translates to MSAGERSAVPDPAAAGRAAIEARRARAAVKRALAAGERGPRDVAERAWQEPGGPEGRLRVAEYLTSLRGIGPARAASVMESLGIAGSKRLGGLGGLQRERVRGWLDDVDPSRRPRLIVLAGPTAVGKGTVAQYVREHFPQIRHSVSATTRSPRPGEIDGVHYAFVSDADFDRMIEEDDFLEWAKVHNQSRYGTPRSSVQAALDEGSSVLLEIDLQGARQVRESFPDAVLLFLAPPSWDELVRRLVGRGTETEDERERRLETAKVELASQPEFDATIVNTDVAEAAREVVERILAAEADEAR; encoded by the coding sequence GTGAGCGCCGGGGAGCGCTCCGCGGTCCCGGATCCGGCCGCGGCGGGCCGAGCGGCCATCGAGGCGCGTCGCGCGCGCGCCGCGGTGAAGCGCGCGCTCGCCGCGGGGGAGCGCGGGCCCCGCGACGTCGCGGAGCGGGCATGGCAGGAGCCGGGCGGCCCCGAGGGCCGCCTCCGGGTCGCCGAGTACCTCACGAGCCTGCGCGGCATCGGACCCGCACGGGCCGCATCCGTCATGGAGAGCCTCGGCATCGCGGGCTCGAAGCGGCTCGGGGGACTGGGCGGTTTGCAGCGCGAGCGCGTTCGCGGTTGGCTGGACGACGTGGATCCCTCGCGCCGCCCCCGCCTCATCGTGCTCGCCGGACCGACGGCGGTCGGCAAGGGCACCGTCGCGCAGTACGTGCGCGAGCACTTCCCGCAGATCCGGCACTCGGTGAGCGCCACGACGCGCTCGCCGCGCCCGGGCGAGATCGACGGCGTGCACTACGCGTTCGTCTCCGACGCCGACTTCGACCGCATGATCGAGGAGGACGACTTCCTCGAGTGGGCGAAGGTGCACAACCAGTCCCGGTACGGCACGCCGCGCTCGAGCGTGCAGGCCGCGCTCGACGAGGGCTCGTCGGTGCTGCTCGAGATCGACCTGCAGGGCGCGCGCCAGGTGCGCGAGTCGTTCCCGGATGCGGTGCTGCTGTTCCTCGCGCCGCCGTCGTGGGACGAGCTCGTCCGCCGCCTCGTCGGCCGCGGCACCGAGACCGAGGACGAGCGGGAGCGCCGCCTCGAGACCGCGAAGGTCGAGCTCGCGAGCCAGCCGGAGTTCGACGCGACGATCGTCAACACCGACGTCGCCGAGGCCGCGCGCGAGGTCGTCGAGCGGATCCTCGCCGCCGAGGCCGACGAGGCACGGTAG
- the carB gene encoding carbamoyl-phosphate synthase large subunit, with amino-acid sequence MPKRDDINSVLVIGSGPIVIGQAAEFDYSGTQACRVLREEGVRVILVNSNPATIMTDPDFADATYIEPITPEVIETIIMKERPDAILPTLGGQTALNAAMALHEQGILTKHGVELIGARPDAIQRGEDRQIFKQLVLDAGADVASSAIAKSVNEAVAFAEEYGYPVVVRPSFTMGGLGSGFAHDEAELRRFVGDGIHSSTIGEVLLEESILGWKEYELELMRDVADNTVVICSIENVDAVGVHTGDSITVAPALTLTDREYQRMRDIAIRIIRDVGVDTGGCNIQFAVEPATGRIIVIEMNPRVSRSSALASKATGFPIAKIAAKLALGYRLDEIPNDITKVTPASFEPALDYVVVKVPRFNFEKFPAADATLTTTMKSVGEAMAIGRTYAQALQKALRSLEKRGSSFHWEGEPGDAAALLKIARTPTDGRIVTLQQALRAGATVEQAFEATGIDPWFLDQIVLINEVAEEIGAAAELDEATLRLAKEHGFSDAQIAQLRGMTEAEVREARWAIGLRPVYKTVDTCAGEFPAETPYHYSSYDLETEVAPSDRRKVIILGSGPNRIGQGIEFDYSCVHASFALADAGFETIMVNCNPETVSTDYDTSDRLYFEPLTLEDVLEIVHAESASGELVGVIVQLGGQTPLGLARGLEAAGVPILGTTPDAIDAAEERGLFQRILDEAGLIAPKNGTATTEDEAVAIAERIGYPVLVRPSFVLGGRGMEIVYDTPSLHGYFDRIAGHGIVGPGAPLLVDHFLDDAIEIDVDGIFDGTELYVGGILEHIEEAGIHSGDSSCTLPPVGLGRAQLEEIREATLRIAQGLDVRGPINVQFAYATGVLHVIEANPRASRTVPFVAKAIGTPIARANARVLAGSTIAELVAEGLLPERDGTILPVDAPVAVKEAVLPFRRFRTADGRMVDSLLGPEMRSTGEVMGIDRDFPTAFAKSQVAAYGGMPTSGTVFVSLSDRDKRQAVLPIHRLQQLGFRIVATAGTAEVLARNGIRVEQVRKHSEAGDEPSIVDLIDAGEIDIIINTPSGGVARADGYEIRAATVASDKALFTTVSQLGAAVTAIEAARDAFEVTSLQEYHARRSA; translated from the coding sequence ATGCCCAAGCGCGACGACATCAACTCCGTCCTCGTCATCGGCTCCGGCCCGATCGTCATCGGGCAGGCCGCCGAGTTCGACTACTCGGGCACCCAGGCGTGCCGCGTGCTGCGCGAGGAGGGCGTGCGCGTCATCCTCGTCAACTCCAACCCGGCGACGATCATGACCGACCCCGACTTCGCCGACGCGACCTACATCGAGCCGATCACCCCCGAGGTGATCGAGACGATCATCATGAAGGAGCGCCCCGACGCGATCCTGCCGACGCTCGGCGGCCAGACGGCGCTCAACGCCGCGATGGCGCTCCACGAGCAGGGCATCCTCACGAAGCACGGCGTCGAGCTCATCGGTGCCCGCCCGGACGCGATCCAGCGCGGCGAGGACCGCCAGATCTTCAAGCAGCTCGTGCTCGACGCGGGCGCCGACGTCGCCTCGAGCGCGATCGCGAAGAGCGTCAACGAGGCGGTCGCCTTCGCCGAGGAGTACGGCTACCCGGTGGTCGTGCGCCCGTCGTTCACCATGGGCGGCCTCGGCAGCGGCTTCGCGCACGACGAGGCCGAGCTGCGCCGCTTCGTCGGCGACGGCATCCACTCGTCGACGATCGGCGAGGTGCTGCTCGAGGAGTCGATCCTCGGGTGGAAGGAGTACGAGCTCGAGCTCATGCGCGACGTGGCCGACAACACGGTCGTCATCTGCTCGATCGAGAACGTCGACGCCGTCGGCGTGCACACGGGCGACTCCATCACCGTCGCCCCGGCGCTGACCCTCACCGACCGCGAGTACCAGCGGATGCGCGACATCGCCATCCGCATCATCCGCGACGTCGGCGTCGACACCGGCGGCTGCAACATCCAGTTCGCGGTCGAGCCGGCGACCGGCCGCATCATCGTCATCGAGATGAACCCGCGCGTCTCGCGCTCGTCGGCGCTCGCCTCGAAGGCGACGGGCTTCCCGATCGCCAAGATCGCGGCGAAGCTCGCGCTCGGCTACCGCCTCGACGAGATCCCCAACGACATCACGAAGGTCACGCCCGCGTCGTTCGAGCCCGCGCTCGACTACGTCGTCGTGAAGGTGCCGCGGTTCAACTTCGAGAAGTTCCCGGCGGCGGATGCGACGCTCACCACGACCATGAAGTCGGTCGGTGAGGCGATGGCGATCGGCCGCACCTACGCCCAGGCCCTGCAGAAGGCGCTCCGCTCGCTCGAGAAGCGCGGCTCGTCGTTCCACTGGGAGGGCGAGCCGGGCGACGCCGCGGCGCTGCTCAAGATCGCGCGCACGCCCACCGACGGCCGCATCGTGACGCTGCAGCAGGCGCTGCGCGCCGGCGCGACGGTCGAGCAGGCGTTCGAGGCCACCGGCATCGACCCGTGGTTCCTCGACCAGATCGTGCTCATCAACGAGGTCGCCGAGGAGATCGGGGCAGCTGCCGAGCTCGACGAGGCGACCCTCCGGCTCGCGAAGGAGCACGGCTTCTCCGACGCGCAGATCGCGCAGCTGCGCGGCATGACCGAGGCCGAGGTGCGCGAGGCGCGCTGGGCGATCGGGCTGCGGCCGGTCTACAAGACGGTCGACACGTGCGCGGGGGAGTTCCCCGCCGAGACGCCGTACCACTACTCGAGCTACGACCTCGAGACCGAGGTCGCGCCCTCCGACCGCCGGAAGGTCATCATCCTGGGCTCGGGCCCCAACCGCATCGGCCAGGGCATCGAGTTCGACTACTCGTGCGTCCACGCGTCGTTCGCGCTCGCCGACGCGGGCTTCGAGACGATCATGGTCAACTGCAACCCGGAGACCGTCTCGACCGACTACGACACGAGCGACCGGCTCTACTTCGAGCCGCTCACGCTCGAGGACGTGCTCGAGATCGTGCATGCAGAGTCGGCCTCCGGCGAGCTCGTCGGCGTCATCGTGCAGCTCGGCGGCCAGACGCCGCTCGGGCTCGCGCGCGGCCTCGAGGCGGCCGGCGTGCCGATCCTCGGCACGACCCCGGATGCGATCGACGCGGCCGAGGAGCGCGGCCTGTTCCAGCGCATCCTCGACGAGGCCGGCCTCATCGCCCCGAAGAACGGCACCGCGACGACCGAGGACGAGGCGGTCGCGATCGCGGAGCGCATCGGCTACCCCGTGCTCGTGCGCCCGTCGTTCGTGCTCGGCGGCCGCGGCATGGAGATCGTCTACGACACGCCGAGCCTGCACGGCTACTTCGACCGCATCGCCGGCCACGGCATCGTCGGCCCGGGCGCCCCGCTGCTCGTCGACCACTTCCTCGACGACGCGATCGAGATCGACGTCGACGGCATCTTCGACGGCACCGAGCTCTACGTCGGCGGCATCCTCGAGCACATCGAGGAGGCCGGCATCCACTCGGGCGACTCGTCGTGCACGCTGCCGCCCGTCGGGCTCGGCCGCGCGCAGCTCGAGGAGATCCGCGAGGCGACGCTGCGCATCGCCCAGGGCCTCGACGTGCGCGGCCCCATCAACGTGCAGTTCGCCTACGCTACGGGCGTGCTGCACGTGATCGAAGCGAACCCGCGCGCGAGCCGCACGGTGCCGTTCGTCGCGAAGGCCATCGGCACGCCGATCGCCCGCGCGAACGCGCGCGTGCTCGCCGGCAGCACGATCGCCGAGCTCGTCGCCGAGGGGCTGCTCCCCGAGCGGGACGGCACGATCCTGCCGGTCGACGCGCCCGTCGCGGTCAAGGAGGCCGTGCTGCCGTTCCGCCGCTTCCGCACCGCCGACGGTCGCATGGTCGACTCGCTGCTCGGGCCCGAGATGCGCTCGACCGGCGAGGTCATGGGCATCGACCGCGACTTCCCGACCGCGTTCGCCAAGAGCCAGGTCGCCGCGTACGGCGGCATGCCGACCTCGGGCACCGTGTTCGTCTCGCTCTCCGACCGCGACAAGCGCCAGGCCGTGCTGCCCATCCACCGGCTCCAGCAGCTCGGCTTCCGCATCGTCGCGACAGCGGGCACCGCCGAGGTGCTCGCGCGCAACGGCATCCGTGTCGAGCAGGTGCGCAAGCACTCCGAGGCGGGCGACGAGCCCTCGATCGTCGACCTCATCGACGCGGGCGAGATCGACATCATCATCAACACGCCCTCCGGCGGCGTCGCCCGCGCCGACGGCTACGAGATCCGCGCTGCGACGGTCGCGTCCGACAAGGCGCTCTTCACGACGGTCTCGCAGCTCGGCGCCGCGGTCACCGCGATCGAGGCGGCGCGCGACGCGTTCGAGGTGACGAGCCTGCAGGAGTACCACGCGCGGCGGTCGGCGTGA
- the carA gene encoding glutamine-hydrolyzing carbamoyl-phosphate synthase small subunit: MTASAAHALDAALVLEDGTIYRGSAYGAVGQALGEAVFATGMTGYQETLTDPSYAGQIVVQTAPHIGNTGVNREDDESTRMWPAGYVVRAASRVTSNWRSEEPLPAQLARDGVVGIAGVDTRAITRRLRDAGVMRAGVFSGDALVDDDAMLAIVRESPQMAGRSLAATVSTAEAYRLEAIGESIGTLAVLDLGVKASTLRYLREQGFDLVVLPQDATLDEVLAHEPVAAFYSNGPGDPAASDAQVELLQGLLREELPFFGICFGNQLLGRALGFGTYKLPFGHRGINQPVLDVATGRVEITSQNHGFAVDAPLGEELTSPAGFGRVEVSHYSLNDNVVEGLRALDIPAFSVQYHPESAAGPNDAHHMFEEFRQLVLAKKKGAQA, from the coding sequence ATGACCGCATCCGCAGCCCACGCCCTGGACGCCGCCCTCGTGCTCGAGGACGGCACCATCTACCGCGGCAGCGCGTACGGCGCCGTCGGCCAGGCGCTCGGCGAGGCCGTCTTCGCGACCGGCATGACCGGCTACCAGGAGACGCTCACCGACCCGAGCTACGCCGGGCAGATCGTCGTGCAGACCGCGCCGCACATCGGCAACACCGGCGTCAACCGCGAGGACGACGAGTCGACGCGCATGTGGCCCGCCGGCTACGTCGTGCGCGCCGCGAGCCGCGTGACGTCGAACTGGCGCTCGGAGGAGCCGCTGCCCGCGCAGCTCGCGCGCGACGGCGTCGTCGGCATCGCCGGCGTCGACACCCGCGCGATCACGCGCCGGCTGCGCGACGCGGGCGTCATGCGCGCGGGTGTCTTCTCGGGCGACGCGCTCGTCGACGACGACGCGATGCTCGCGATCGTGCGCGAGAGCCCGCAGATGGCCGGACGCAGCCTCGCCGCGACGGTCAGCACGGCCGAGGCGTACCGCCTCGAGGCGATCGGCGAGTCGATCGGCACGCTCGCCGTGCTCGACCTCGGCGTCAAGGCCTCGACGCTGCGCTACCTGCGCGAGCAGGGCTTCGACCTCGTCGTGCTGCCGCAGGACGCGACGCTCGACGAGGTGCTCGCCCACGAGCCCGTCGCCGCGTTCTACTCGAACGGCCCCGGCGACCCGGCCGCATCCGACGCCCAGGTCGAGCTGCTGCAGGGGCTGCTGCGCGAGGAGCTGCCGTTCTTCGGCATCTGCTTCGGCAACCAGCTGCTCGGCCGCGCGCTCGGCTTCGGCACCTACAAGCTGCCGTTCGGCCACCGCGGCATCAACCAGCCCGTGCTCGACGTCGCGACCGGCCGGGTCGAGATCACGAGCCAGAACCACGGCTTCGCCGTCGACGCGCCGCTCGGCGAGGAGCTCACGAGCCCCGCGGGCTTCGGCCGCGTCGAGGTGAGCCACTACTCGCTCAACGACAACGTCGTCGAGGGCCTGCGCGCGCTCGACATCCCGGCGTTCAGCGTGCAGTACCACCCGGAGTCGGCGGCGGGCCCGAACGATGCCCACCACATGTTCGAAGAGTTCCGCCAGCTGGTGCTGGCGAAGAAGAAGGGGGCGCAGGCCTGA
- a CDS encoding aspartate carbamoyltransferase catalytic subunit codes for MKHLLTAAMPRDEAVALLDLAEDMHQIQEREVKKLPALRGRTVVNLFFEDSTRTRSSFEIAGKWLSADVINVSGKGSSASKGESLRDTGLTIAAMGVDGVVVRSGASGAPALLADWIGRPVVNAGDGTHEHPTQALLDAFALRRRIHGPDAARGKALDGVRVAIVGDIAHSRVARSNALLLPALGAEVTLVGPAALLPPAGADGSRLGVRATTDLDAVLAERPDALMLLRVQLERQAGRVSLSPAEYVTGWSLTDERLARIPGTRIMHPGPMNRGLELSSRAADDDASTVLEQVTAGVSVRMAVLYALLASDQGGSR; via the coding sequence ATGAAGCACCTCCTGACCGCCGCCATGCCGCGCGACGAGGCCGTGGCCCTCCTCGACCTCGCCGAGGACATGCACCAGATCCAGGAGCGCGAGGTCAAGAAGCTCCCGGCGCTGCGCGGCCGCACGGTCGTCAACCTCTTCTTCGAGGACTCGACCCGCACCCGCTCGTCGTTCGAGATCGCCGGCAAGTGGCTCTCGGCCGACGTCATCAACGTCTCGGGCAAGGGCTCGAGCGCGTCGAAGGGCGAGTCGCTGCGCGACACGGGCCTCACGATCGCCGCGATGGGCGTCGACGGCGTCGTCGTGCGCTCGGGCGCTTCGGGCGCCCCCGCGCTGCTCGCCGACTGGATCGGCCGGCCGGTCGTCAACGCCGGCGACGGCACCCACGAGCACCCGACGCAGGCGCTCCTCGACGCGTTCGCCCTCAGGCGCCGCATCCACGGGCCGGATGCGGCGCGCGGCAAGGCGCTCGACGGCGTGCGCGTCGCGATCGTCGGCGACATCGCCCACTCGCGGGTCGCGCGGTCGAACGCGCTGCTGCTGCCCGCGCTCGGCGCCGAGGTCACGCTCGTCGGCCCCGCGGCGCTCCTGCCGCCCGCCGGCGCCGACGGCAGCCGGCTCGGCGTGCGGGCGACGACCGACCTCGACGCGGTGCTCGCCGAGCGCCCCGACGCGCTCATGCTGCTGCGCGTGCAGCTCGAGCGCCAGGCGGGCCGGGTGAGCCTCAGCCCCGCCGAGTACGTCACCGGCTGGTCGCTCACCGACGAGCGCCTCGCACGCATCCCCGGCACCCGCATCATGCACCCGGGCCCGATGAACCGCGGCCTCGAGCTCTCGAGCCGCGCCGCCGACGACGACGCGTCGACCGTGCTCGAGCAGGTCACCGCGGGTGTCTCGGTGCGCATGGCCGTGCTCTACGCGCTGCTCGCATCCGACCAGGGAGGCTCCCGATGA
- a CDS encoding dihydroorotase, which yields MTAPTAHTRATLITGAAILGGERRDLAIVDGALVDPTTIDRDSADVVDASGLIALPGLVDLHTHLRQPGGEQAETVATGVRAAAAGGYTCVFAMANTNPVADTRAVVEQVHRLGQEAGLATVRPIGAVTVGLAGERLADMTMLARSAARVTVFSDDGKCVADAELMRRALEHAASLGAVVAQHAQDPDLTRGAVMHEGPLSAELGLAGWPSVAESSIVARDAMLAELTGARLHVCHVSTAGTVEVVRAAKARGIAITAEVTPHHLLLTEQLVRGYDARFKVNPPLRTDADVQALREALADGTIDIVATDHAPHAPEAKQTAFADAAFGMVGLETALGAVQEAMVETGLLDWAGVARVMSTAPAAIGQEAGYDAPLEIGSPAHVVLVDPAARTTIDTGSLRGRSANSPFLGIELPGSVRHVWRGGRRTVADAVVVEAVVEAAVGAAVGAAVGAAPLEGQVRA from the coding sequence ATGACCGCCCCGACAGCGCACACCCGCGCCACGCTCATCACCGGCGCCGCGATCCTCGGCGGCGAGCGCCGCGACCTCGCGATCGTCGACGGCGCCCTGGTCGACCCGACGACCATCGACCGCGACTCGGCCGACGTCGTCGACGCATCCGGCCTCATCGCGCTGCCCGGGCTCGTCGACCTGCACACGCACCTGCGGCAGCCCGGCGGCGAGCAGGCCGAGACCGTCGCGACGGGCGTCCGCGCAGCGGCCGCCGGCGGCTACACGTGCGTGTTCGCGATGGCCAACACGAATCCCGTCGCCGACACGCGGGCGGTCGTCGAGCAGGTGCACCGGCTCGGCCAGGAGGCCGGGCTCGCGACCGTGCGCCCGATCGGCGCCGTCACGGTCGGCCTCGCGGGGGAGCGTCTCGCCGACATGACGATGCTCGCGCGCAGCGCCGCCCGAGTGACGGTGTTCAGCGACGACGGGAAGTGCGTCGCCGACGCCGAGCTCATGCGCCGCGCGCTCGAGCACGCCGCGTCGCTCGGCGCGGTCGTGGCGCAGCACGCGCAGGATCCCGACCTCACGCGCGGCGCCGTCATGCACGAGGGGCCGCTGTCGGCCGAGCTCGGCCTCGCCGGCTGGCCGTCGGTCGCCGAGTCGTCGATCGTCGCGCGCGACGCGATGCTCGCCGAGCTCACCGGCGCGCGCCTCCACGTGTGCCACGTCTCGACCGCCGGGACCGTCGAGGTCGTGCGCGCGGCGAAGGCGCGGGGCATCGCGATCACCGCAGAGGTCACGCCCCACCACCTGCTGCTCACCGAGCAGCTCGTGCGCGGCTACGACGCGCGCTTCAAGGTCAACCCGCCGCTGCGCACCGACGCCGACGTGCAGGCGCTCCGCGAGGCGCTCGCCGACGGCACGATCGACATCGTCGCGACCGACCACGCGCCGCACGCGCCCGAGGCGAAGCAGACGGCGTTCGCGGATGCGGCCTTCGGCATGGTGGGCCTGGAGACCGCGCTCGGCGCGGTGCAGGAGGCGATGGTCGAGACGGGGCTCCTCGACTGGGCCGGCGTCGCGCGCGTGATGTCGACCGCGCCCGCCGCGATCGGCCAGGAGGCCGGCTACGACGCGCCGCTCGAGATCGGCTCGCCCGCGCACGTCGTGCTCGTCGACCCGGCCGCCCGCACGACGATCGACACCGGCAGCCTGCGCGGCCGCTCGGCGAACTCGCCGTTCCTCGGGATCGAGCTGCCGGGCAGCGTGCGGCACGTCTGGCGCGGGGGGCGCCGCACCGTCGCCGACGCCGTGGTCGTCGAAGCCGTCGTCGAAGCCGCCGTCGGAGCCGCCGTCGGAGCCGCCGTCGGAGCCGCCCCTCTCGAGGGGCAGGTGCGCGCATGA